One window from the genome of Marinobacter sp. LV10R510-11A encodes:
- the ispH gene encoding 4-hydroxy-3-methylbut-2-enyl diphosphate reductase, whose translation MHIRLANPRGFCAGVDRAIEIVNRALDVFGAPIYVRHEVVHNKFVVDDLRNRGAIFVEELDEVPDDKLVIFSAHGVSQAVQKEAARRGLKVFDATCPLVTKVHLEVVRYSRDGRECVLIGHQGHPEVEGTMGQYDHSTGGDIYLVENEADVSRLEVNDPARVSYVTQTTLSMDDTARVIDALRERFPEIEGPRKDDICYATQNRQDAVKQLAGDCDLMLVVGSPNSSNSNRLRELAERMGTPAYLIDEASQIDPQWLEGKSSIGVTAGASAPEVLVNDVISRLQDLGGSVPEEIAGREENIVFSMPKELRIDAVNV comes from the coding sequence ATGCACATTAGATTGGCAAACCCCCGTGGATTTTGTGCTGGCGTAGATCGCGCCATCGAGATAGTGAATCGCGCTCTGGATGTATTCGGTGCGCCCATTTACGTGCGCCACGAGGTGGTACACAACAAGTTTGTTGTTGACGACCTCCGCAATCGCGGTGCCATCTTTGTGGAAGAACTGGATGAAGTGCCAGACGACAAGCTGGTTATCTTCAGCGCCCACGGCGTCTCCCAGGCCGTGCAGAAAGAGGCGGCCCGCCGTGGCCTGAAAGTGTTCGATGCCACCTGTCCGCTGGTCACCAAGGTACATCTAGAAGTCGTGCGCTACAGCCGCGACGGCCGCGAGTGCGTACTAATCGGGCACCAAGGCCACCCGGAAGTGGAAGGCACCATGGGCCAGTACGATCACAGTACCGGTGGCGATATCTATCTGGTTGAGAATGAAGCAGACGTCTCACGCCTGGAAGTAAACGACCCAGCCCGCGTCTCCTATGTTACCCAAACCACGCTTTCCATGGACGATACCGCCCGCGTGATCGACGCGCTGCGTGAGCGATTCCCCGAGATTGAAGGCCCGCGCAAAGACGACATCTGCTACGCCACCCAAAATCGCCAGGATGCCGTAAAGCAACTGGCCGGCGACTGCGACTTAATGCTGGTTGTGGGCTCCCCAAACAGCTCCAACTCCAACCGCCTGCGCGAGCTGGCGGAACGCATGGGCACCCCTGCCTATCTGATCGACGAAGCCTCACAGATTGATCCTCAATGGCTGGAGGGTAAATCCTCCATAGGCGTTACCGCGGGTGCCTCCGCCCCGGAAGTTCTGGTTAACGATGTGATTAGCCGCCTGCAGGATCTTGGAGGTAGCGTGCCGGAGGAGATTGCTGGGCGTGAGGAGAATATTGTTTTTTCTATGCCTAAAGAGTTGCGGATTGATGCGGTGAATGTGTGA
- the fkpB gene encoding FKBP-type peptidyl-prolyl cis-trans isomerase: protein MKELPVDKGTRVTLHFALKFESGEVVDTTFDKNAATLEIGDESLPPGFEAYLMGMKAGDKASYEVPPEKAFGQHNPSNVQTFKRHEFSADMVLDPGVMISFADARQQELPGVVSRVEGDEVEVDFNHPLSGRTLTFDVEIVDVEPAGQTH, encoded by the coding sequence ATGAAAGAACTGCCTGTAGATAAGGGAACACGCGTAACCCTGCACTTTGCGCTGAAATTCGAGAGCGGCGAAGTGGTTGATACCACCTTCGATAAAAATGCGGCGACGCTGGAAATAGGTGATGAAAGCCTGCCGCCGGGCTTTGAAGCCTATCTGATGGGTATGAAAGCCGGCGACAAAGCTAGCTACGAAGTGCCACCTGAAAAAGCCTTTGGCCAGCACAACCCTAGCAATGTGCAAACATTTAAACGGCACGAATTCAGTGCCGATATGGTGCTAGACCCAGGCGTAATGATCTCCTTTGCCGACGCGCGCCAGCAGGAGTTGCCAGGAGTAGTCAGCCGCGTGGAAGGGGATGAGGTGGAAGTGGATTTCAATCACCCGCTGTCCGGGCGTACACTGACCTTTGATGTTGAAATTGTTGACGTAGAACCGGCAGGGCAGACGCACTGA
- the lspA gene encoding signal peptidase II, with product MMSEKTTGTQLKWLWLAALVLVLDLGTKAIATAMLTYGDPVPVIPMFNLTLLHNTGAAFSFLAGAAGWQRWFFVTLALVVSVVLVGWLRKLQHHETWSAIAIVLILGGALGNVYDRLVHGYVVDFLHFYWQDWHFPAFNLADTAITIGAAMMILDMFRKPADSGKPANGSE from the coding sequence ATGATGAGTGAGAAAACAACCGGAACCCAACTGAAATGGCTCTGGCTGGCGGCGCTGGTGCTGGTGCTTGATCTGGGCACCAAAGCCATAGCGACAGCCATGCTGACCTACGGTGACCCGGTGCCGGTTATCCCCATGTTTAACCTCACTTTGCTGCACAATACCGGGGCCGCATTTAGCTTCCTTGCCGGTGCGGCCGGCTGGCAGCGTTGGTTCTTCGTAACGCTGGCGTTGGTGGTTAGTGTAGTGCTGGTCGGCTGGCTGAGAAAGCTGCAGCACCATGAAACCTGGTCAGCCATCGCCATCGTGCTGATTTTGGGCGGTGCCCTTGGTAACGTATACGACCGGCTTGTGCATGGTTATGTTGTCGATTTCCTGCATTTTTATTGGCAGGACTGGCACTTTCCCGCATTTAATCTGGCCGACACTGCCATTACCATAGGTGCAGCCATGATGATTCTTGATATGTTCCGCAAGCCTGCCGATTCCGGCAAGCCGGCGAACGGGAGCGAATAA
- the ileS gene encoding isoleucine--tRNA ligase produces MSDYKHTLNLPETAFPMRGNLANREPEMLKRWQDLNVYANLRKQREGREKFILHDGPPYANGSIHIGHAVNKILKDMIVKSRGFMGFDAPYVPGWDCHGLPIEHKVEQKIGKAGVKVDYKTFRQACRDYATKQIAGQKADFIRLGIMGEWDKPYLTMDPKVEAGIVRALGKIVAKGHLIRGYRPVYWSVVGQSALAEAEVEYQDKTSTQIDVRFTAVDQAKALSLFGTDKGEGDVSVVIWTTTPWTIPANQAVSLNADLDYALVQVDAGNGPERMILAAALVEGVMARWEIENFEVLGTCLGTGLEHLALHHPIYDKQVPAILGDHVSLDAGTGAVHTAPDHGMEDFVVGKIYGIGTLNMVQADGTYTSATGEFAGVHVYKADDPVCDALVREGKLVRKEKFRHSFPHCWRTKTPLIYRATPQWFISMEKENLRADALEAIKGVRWIPAWGQNRIEGMVQQSPDWCVSRQRTWGVPITLFIHKETQELHPDTQGLIEKVAQAIETGGIDAWYEIDTRELLGDDADHYEKVLDTLDVWFDSGVTHDSVLRVRPELGQFPADLYLEGSDQHRGWFQSSLKTSIAMNGVAPYKQVLTHGFTVDGKGLKMSKSLGNVIVPQEVMNELGADILRLWVSATDYSGEMTVSKDILRQTADGYRRIRNTSRFLLSNLTGFDPKQHAVAPEDMIALDRWMVDRALQLQNELHEDYQNYDFLRIYQKVYSFCEATLGGFYLDIIKDRQYTTQADSLARRSCQTALYQVAEALVRWIAPILSFTADEIWQHLPGEHGDTVFYETWYEGLTALPENAELGRDYWRRMYGVKEAVNKCLEESRARGEIKGSLSAEVTLYCEGDLAADLEKLGEELRFVLITSEATVRPVSEAGSAEMTSCEGLRLKVAPATHAKCERCWHHREDVGTQPGHEDLCGRCVTNVEGAGETRSFA; encoded by the coding sequence ATGAGCGACTATAAGCACACCCTGAATCTGCCGGAAACCGCGTTTCCCATGCGTGGTAATCTAGCCAACCGTGAGCCTGAAATGCTCAAGCGGTGGCAGGATCTGAACGTATACGCCAACCTGCGCAAGCAGCGCGAAGGGCGTGAAAAGTTCATCCTTCACGATGGCCCTCCCTACGCCAACGGCAGCATTCACATTGGTCATGCGGTCAACAAGATTCTGAAGGACATGATTGTTAAATCCCGTGGCTTCATGGGCTTTGATGCGCCCTACGTGCCAGGCTGGGATTGCCATGGCTTGCCGATTGAACACAAGGTTGAGCAGAAGATTGGCAAGGCCGGTGTGAAGGTCGACTACAAAACCTTCCGCCAAGCGTGCCGGGATTACGCCACCAAGCAGATCGCTGGCCAAAAAGCCGACTTTATTCGCCTAGGCATCATGGGTGAGTGGGATAAGCCCTACCTAACCATGGACCCGAAAGTAGAAGCGGGCATTGTGCGGGCGCTGGGCAAGATCGTCGCCAAGGGCCACTTGATTCGGGGTTACCGGCCGGTTTACTGGAGTGTGGTGGGTCAGTCCGCGCTTGCAGAGGCCGAAGTGGAATACCAGGACAAAACCTCGACGCAGATTGATGTGCGCTTCACCGCCGTAGATCAGGCAAAAGCCCTGTCGCTGTTTGGCACAGACAAAGGCGAAGGTGATGTGTCCGTGGTTATCTGGACCACCACGCCCTGGACTATTCCTGCTAACCAAGCGGTATCGCTCAATGCCGATCTGGATTATGCGCTGGTACAGGTTGACGCGGGCAATGGCCCAGAACGGATGATTCTGGCGGCTGCCTTGGTCGAAGGCGTTATGGCGCGCTGGGAAATTGAAAACTTTGAAGTGCTAGGCACCTGCCTGGGCACAGGTCTTGAGCACCTTGCGTTGCACCACCCGATTTATGACAAGCAGGTACCAGCAATTTTGGGTGACCACGTGTCTCTCGATGCCGGTACCGGCGCCGTGCACACAGCGCCTGATCACGGCATGGAAGACTTTGTGGTCGGCAAAATCTACGGCATTGGTACGTTGAACATGGTTCAAGCCGATGGCACCTACACCAGCGCCACCGGTGAGTTCGCAGGTGTTCATGTTTACAAGGCCGACGATCCCGTATGCGATGCACTGGTGCGCGAAGGCAAACTGGTTCGCAAGGAAAAATTCCGCCACAGCTTCCCCCATTGCTGGCGTACCAAAACGCCTCTGATTTACCGGGCCACGCCGCAGTGGTTTATCAGCATGGAGAAAGAGAACCTCCGCGCAGACGCATTGGAAGCTATTAAGGGCGTGCGCTGGATTCCTGCCTGGGGCCAGAACCGTATTGAAGGCATGGTCCAGCAGTCTCCGGACTGGTGTGTCTCACGCCAGCGCACCTGGGGCGTGCCGATCACCCTGTTTATCCACAAAGAAACTCAGGAACTGCACCCGGATACCCAAGGCCTGATTGAGAAAGTAGCCCAGGCCATTGAAACCGGTGGCATTGACGCTTGGTACGAGATTGATACCCGTGAACTGCTGGGTGACGATGCCGACCACTACGAAAAAGTTCTGGACACGCTGGATGTGTGGTTCGATTCCGGCGTGACTCACGACTCCGTGTTGCGCGTGCGACCCGAGCTGGGCCAGTTCCCGGCGGATCTGTACCTAGAAGGCTCTGACCAGCACCGTGGCTGGTTCCAATCCTCACTGAAAACCTCCATCGCAATGAACGGCGTGGCGCCCTACAAGCAGGTGTTGACCCACGGGTTCACCGTGGATGGCAAAGGCCTTAAGATGTCCAAGTCGCTGGGCAACGTGATCGTGCCCCAGGAAGTTATGAATGAGCTGGGCGCAGACATTCTCCGCCTGTGGGTTTCAGCAACCGATTACAGCGGCGAGATGACGGTTTCCAAGGACATCTTGCGGCAAACCGCCGACGGGTATCGCCGTATCCGCAACACCTCGCGCTTCCTGTTGAGCAACCTCACAGGCTTTGATCCGAAGCAGCATGCGGTCGCGCCAGAAGACATGATTGCGCTGGACCGTTGGATGGTCGATCGCGCCCTGCAATTGCAGAACGAGCTGCATGAGGACTACCAGAACTACGACTTCCTGAGGATTTACCAGAAAGTATATAGCTTCTGTGAAGCTACGCTGGGCGGATTTTATCTCGATATCATCAAAGATCGACAATACACCACCCAAGCCGATAGCCTGGCGCGGCGTTCTTGCCAAACTGCGCTTTACCAGGTGGCCGAAGCACTGGTGCGCTGGATTGCACCCATTCTGAGCTTTACCGCCGATGAGATCTGGCAGCACTTGCCGGGTGAGCATGGTGATACCGTGTTTTACGAAACCTGGTACGAAGGCCTGACGGCACTTCCTGAAAACGCCGAGCTGGGACGCGACTACTGGCGCCGGATGTACGGCGTGAAAGAAGCTGTAAACAAATGCCTGGAAGAATCCCGAGCACGTGGTGAAATCAAGGGCTCTCTGAGCGCCGAGGTCACGCTCTATTGTGAAGGCGATTTGGCGGCCGATCTAGAGAAGCTTGGAGAAGAGCTCCGCTTTGTGCTGATTACGTCCGAGGCAACTGTGAGGCCAGTATCGGAAGCGGGCAGTGCCGAGATGACCAGCTGCGAAGGTTTGCGGCTAAAAGTGGCGCCTGCTACCCACGCCAAATGCGAACGCTGCTGGCATCATCGGGAAGACGTAGGTACCCAGCCCGGGCACGAAGACCTGTGCGGCCGCTGTGTGACCAATGTGGAAGGGGCGGGTGAAACCCGATCGTTTGCCTAA
- the ribF gene encoding bifunctional riboflavin kinase/FAD synthetase, producing the protein MRLIRGLTNLKMLSRQVNAPLAEGCVATIGNFDGVHLGHQTIIDQVKRKATALSLPSVVMVFEPLPREFFQGLEAPPRLMGFRQKLEALLIAGIDIVLCVRFDETFRSYSAMDFINNVLIDGLAVRHLVVGDDFRFGCDRAGDFALLEQVGKTADFSVENTCTVTVAGERVSSTGVRNLLLDNQLSKAESLLGRPYVIHGRVVYGRQLGRQIGSPTANILLHQMPALRGVYVVGVTLDDGTTHDGIANIGLRPTVDGKQPALEVHLFDFTGTLYGQHISVVFRHGLRDEEKFDSIDALKAQIARDFDAARAWLTK; encoded by the coding sequence ATGCGTCTGATCCGGGGCCTGACCAACCTGAAAATGCTTTCCAGGCAGGTGAATGCACCGCTGGCAGAAGGCTGTGTTGCCACCATCGGCAACTTCGACGGCGTTCATCTTGGCCATCAAACCATCATCGATCAGGTAAAGCGCAAAGCCACGGCTTTAAGTTTACCTTCGGTGGTTATGGTTTTTGAGCCTTTGCCAAGGGAATTCTTTCAGGGTCTGGAAGCGCCTCCCCGGCTTATGGGGTTCCGACAAAAGCTTGAAGCTCTGCTGATCGCAGGCATTGATATCGTGTTATGCGTGAGATTCGATGAAACCTTTCGCAGTTATTCCGCCATGGATTTCATAAACAACGTTCTGATTGACGGGCTGGCAGTGCGCCACTTGGTTGTTGGCGATGATTTTCGTTTTGGCTGCGACCGTGCGGGGGATTTTGCGCTGTTGGAACAGGTGGGTAAAACCGCCGACTTTTCCGTGGAAAACACGTGCACCGTAACCGTGGCAGGCGAGCGTGTGAGCAGCACGGGAGTTCGCAACCTGCTGCTTGATAATCAGCTGAGCAAGGCCGAGTCTTTGCTTGGGCGCCCATACGTTATTCACGGTCGCGTCGTTTATGGCAGGCAGTTGGGCCGCCAAATTGGATCGCCCACAGCAAATATCCTGCTACACCAGATGCCGGCTTTGCGGGGCGTTTATGTGGTTGGCGTTACGCTTGACGACGGAACCACACACGACGGTATTGCCAACATCGGCCTGCGCCCCACGGTGGATGGCAAGCAGCCAGCGCTGGAAGTGCACCTGTTCGACTTTACTGGCACACTTTACGGCCAGCATATTAGCGTTGTGTTCCGCCACGGGCTGCGGGATGAAGAGAAATTTGATTCTATTGATGCGCTCAAAGCGCAGATCGCCAGGGATTTCGACGCTGCACGAGCGTGGCTGACCAAATAA
- the murJ gene encoding murein biosynthesis integral membrane protein MurJ, with the protein MSSQPETSPEKQPPARAPGLLRSSGLVGIMTMFSRVLGLVRDMVIARYFGAGAGADAFFVAFKIPNFLRRLFAEGAFSQAFVPVLSSYRAKQEISEVKRLVDAVAGSLGLVLLGITLVAMLGAPLLTAVFAPGFLGDDVKFALTSDMLRITFPYLLMISLTAFAGGILNSYDRFAVPAFTPVLLNLSMIGAAVYLAPLMNEPIMALAWGVLIAGALQLFFQLPFLMRLGLMPRPRVDYRHEGVSRILKLMVPALFGVSVSQINLLLDTVLASFLQTGSVSWLYYSDRLAELPLGVFGIAIATVILPSLSRKHAASSTDQFAATLDWAVRAVLIIGVPAALALVLLAEPLIATLFHYGEVTDMDVAMSAQSLRAYSAGLLAFMVIKVLAPGFFARQDTRTPVKIGIIAMVANMVFNLALIVPLAHAGLALATSLSAWLNAVLLWRGLKRQGAWKSQPGWGKYLTQIGLANAAMVAVILWLNMPVMRWLSADGIERSLYMGMLVVAAGGAYFVVLALTGVRVRHFRQR; encoded by the coding sequence ATGTCATCGCAACCCGAAACGTCACCGGAAAAACAGCCACCTGCCCGAGCGCCCGGCCTGCTTCGTTCTTCTGGCTTAGTGGGCATTATGACCATGTTTTCCAGGGTTTTGGGCCTGGTGCGAGATATGGTGATTGCGCGCTATTTCGGCGCTGGTGCCGGGGCGGATGCGTTCTTTGTCGCGTTCAAAATACCCAATTTCTTACGCAGGTTGTTTGCCGAAGGCGCGTTCTCTCAGGCGTTTGTGCCTGTGTTGTCTTCATATCGTGCGAAGCAAGAAATTTCTGAGGTAAAACGCCTGGTGGATGCAGTTGCCGGCTCTCTGGGTCTGGTTCTGCTGGGCATCACGCTGGTCGCCATGTTGGGCGCGCCGCTTCTCACCGCCGTTTTTGCCCCTGGCTTTCTGGGTGACGACGTTAAATTTGCGCTGACCAGCGACATGCTGCGCATCACCTTCCCCTATTTGTTGATGATTTCTCTAACGGCGTTTGCCGGCGGCATCCTCAACAGCTATGACCGCTTTGCGGTGCCGGCCTTCACGCCCGTGTTACTCAACCTCTCGATGATCGGCGCGGCCGTTTACCTTGCCCCCCTGATGAACGAGCCGATTATGGCTTTGGCCTGGGGGGTGCTCATTGCCGGCGCATTGCAGCTGTTCTTCCAGTTGCCATTTCTAATGCGGCTAGGGCTTATGCCTCGGCCCCGAGTTGATTACCGGCACGAAGGCGTCAGCCGCATACTCAAACTGATGGTGCCCGCTCTGTTTGGTGTGTCGGTTAGCCAGATAAATCTTCTGTTGGATACCGTTCTGGCGTCGTTTCTGCAAACAGGTAGCGTGTCCTGGCTGTATTATTCAGACCGGCTTGCGGAACTGCCCTTGGGTGTATTCGGAATTGCGATTGCAACCGTTATTCTGCCAAGCCTGTCTCGTAAGCATGCGGCCTCTTCAACGGATCAATTTGCCGCTACGCTAGACTGGGCAGTTCGTGCGGTGCTAATTATCGGTGTTCCGGCGGCGCTGGCGCTGGTCTTACTGGCCGAGCCATTGATTGCGACGCTGTTCCATTATGGCGAAGTCACCGATATGGATGTGGCCATGTCGGCCCAGAGCTTGCGAGCTTACTCCGCCGGGTTGCTGGCTTTCATGGTTATCAAGGTGTTGGCGCCGGGCTTTTTTGCACGGCAAGACACCCGCACGCCGGTCAAAATCGGCATTATTGCCATGGTTGCCAATATGGTGTTCAACCTGGCGCTCATTGTACCCCTGGCCCACGCGGGCCTCGCACTGGCAACGTCGCTATCAGCCTGGCTTAACGCCGTGTTGCTCTGGCGAGGTCTCAAGCGACAAGGCGCCTGGAAAAGCCAGCCAGGTTGGGGGAAATACCTCACTCAGATTGGCCTGGCTAACGCTGCTATGGTCGCTGTTATCCTCTGGCTTAATATGCCTGTAATGCGCTGGCTGTCGGCGGATGGCATCGAGCGTTCTTTGTATATGGGTATGCTGGTGGTTGCTGCTGGTGGTGCCTACTTCGTTGTTCTGGCGTTGACGGGGGTGCGGGTAAGACATTTCCGCCAGAGGTGA
- the rpsT gene encoding 30S ribosomal protein S20, producing the protein MANTPQAKKRARQNENSRKHNASLRSMTRTYMKKFQTKIESGNYEEAQAAFKTAQPIMDSMVNKGIFTKNKVARQKSRMVTKIKALKSD; encoded by the coding sequence GTGGCAAATACCCCGCAAGCCAAAAAACGCGCACGTCAGAACGAGAACAGCCGCAAGCACAACGCCAGCCTGCGTTCCATGACTCGTACCTACATGAAAAAGTTTCAGACCAAAATTGAGTCCGGCAACTACGAAGAAGCTCAGGCTGCCTTCAAGACTGCCCAGCCAATCATGGACAGCATGGTTAACAAGGGCATCTTCACCAAAAACAAGGTTGCCCGCCAGAAGAGCCGTATGGTCACTAAGATCAAGGCGCTGAAGAGCGACTGA
- the proB gene encoding glutamate 5-kinase — protein sequence MTERAQLQQARRLVVKIGSALLTNDGRGLDVDALGLWVDQMAALVKQGVELVVVSSGSVAEGMSRLGWKKRPERLHEVQAAAAVGQMGLVQTWEAQFKRHGIHTAQILLTHDDLSDRKRYLNGRSTLRALLDFGVVPIVNENDTVVTDEIRFGDNDTLGALVTNVVEADGLIILTDQLGLFDKDPRKNPDASLITERFAGDRELDAMAGDSAGALGRGGMQTKLRAARLAARSGAFTVIVGGRIEGVLSRLRQGDVVGTLLLPEQGRIAARKQWLASHLQTRGKLTLDEGAVKVLRQGGRSLLPVGVKGVVGRFRRGEMVSCVGEDGNEIARGLVNYGADEASAIAGRSSSSIADILGYISDEEMIHRDNLVIV from the coding sequence ATGACTGAGCGTGCCCAATTGCAACAGGCTCGTCGCTTGGTTGTAAAAATCGGAAGTGCCTTGCTGACCAATGATGGCCGTGGCCTGGATGTGGATGCGCTGGGGCTTTGGGTTGATCAGATGGCTGCGCTGGTAAAGCAGGGCGTAGAGTTGGTGGTGGTTTCCTCAGGTTCCGTGGCGGAGGGCATGAGCCGCTTGGGCTGGAAAAAACGCCCGGAGCGGTTGCATGAGGTACAGGCCGCCGCTGCCGTAGGCCAGATGGGGTTGGTGCAAACTTGGGAAGCGCAATTCAAGCGCCACGGTATTCATACCGCCCAAATTCTGCTGACCCACGACGATCTTTCTGATCGTAAGCGCTACCTGAATGGTCGAAGTACGCTCAGGGCGCTGCTGGATTTTGGCGTTGTGCCTATCGTAAACGAGAATGATACGGTGGTTACCGATGAGATCCGCTTTGGCGATAACGACACCCTAGGAGCTCTGGTTACCAACGTAGTTGAAGCCGATGGCCTGATTATTCTTACCGATCAGCTTGGTTTGTTTGATAAAGACCCTCGCAAAAACCCAGATGCCAGCCTGATCACAGAGCGCTTTGCCGGTGATCGTGAGCTGGATGCCATGGCGGGTGACAGCGCTGGTGCGCTAGGCCGAGGCGGCATGCAAACCAAGCTTCGTGCTGCGCGTTTGGCGGCGCGGTCGGGAGCGTTCACGGTCATTGTGGGCGGCCGTATTGAAGGTGTTCTCAGCCGGCTACGCCAAGGTGATGTTGTTGGCACTCTGCTGCTTCCGGAGCAGGGGCGTATCGCAGCACGCAAGCAGTGGCTGGCCAGCCATTTGCAGACCCGCGGCAAGCTAACGCTGGATGAAGGTGCGGTAAAAGTGCTTCGCCAAGGTGGTCGCAGTTTGCTTCCGGTTGGTGTGAAGGGTGTTGTCGGGCGATTCCGGCGTGGCGAGATGGTGTCTTGTGTGGGCGAAGATGGCAATGAGATTGCCCGCGGGCTTGTAAATTATGGTGCGGATGAGGCGAGTGCAATAGCCGGCCGCTCAAGCAGTAGTATTGCCGACATTTTGGGGTACATTTCCGATGAGGAAATGATTCACCGAGATAACTTGGTTATTGTGTAA
- the cgtA gene encoding Obg family GTPase CgtA, giving the protein MKFVDEATIIVEAGKGGHGCLSFRREKYVPRGGPDGGDGGDGGSVYLEAVDSLNTLIDYRFQRKHKAHGGEQGSGRNCTGTKGEDLVLPVPVGTTVVDMDTHEVLGDLARIGQRLKVAQGGFHGLGNTRFKSSINRAPRQTSKGSEGELRNLRLELKVLADVGLLGLPNAGKSTFIRSVSAATPKVADYPFTTLIPNLGVVSVQAHQSFVIADIPGLIEGAAEGAGLGIRFLKHLVRTRLLLHLVDVAPYDGSSPAHAVTTIVHELEKFSETLASRDRWLVLNKVDMVLEDEREAHCQAIIDELGWQGPVFRVSALTGEGTKPLTQAIMRWIEERAEEEAENPEIAEQEAARRQRMDEEARVGIEEEKQAIRAARDEADDGFDEDDDDDYDVEVVYAPD; this is encoded by the coding sequence ATGAAATTCGTAGACGAAGCCACCATTATTGTAGAAGCCGGTAAAGGCGGGCACGGCTGCCTGAGCTTTCGGCGTGAAAAATACGTTCCCAGAGGTGGCCCCGATGGTGGCGACGGCGGGGATGGTGGCTCCGTATATCTTGAGGCGGTCGATTCCCTCAATACTCTGATTGATTATCGCTTTCAGCGTAAGCATAAGGCCCATGGCGGTGAGCAGGGTTCTGGTCGTAACTGCACGGGCACCAAGGGTGAGGATTTGGTATTGCCGGTGCCAGTCGGTACCACGGTGGTTGATATGGATACCCATGAGGTGCTCGGCGACCTAGCCCGTATTGGTCAGCGCTTAAAGGTAGCCCAAGGTGGTTTCCATGGCCTTGGCAATACTCGTTTTAAATCTTCTATCAATCGTGCGCCTCGCCAAACCTCCAAAGGCTCTGAAGGCGAGCTCCGGAATCTGCGTTTGGAGCTAAAGGTGCTGGCGGATGTTGGCCTTTTGGGGCTGCCCAACGCGGGCAAGTCCACGTTTATACGTTCTGTGTCAGCCGCTACGCCCAAGGTTGCGGACTATCCGTTTACCACACTAATCCCTAACCTGGGTGTGGTGAGCGTGCAAGCGCATCAGAGCTTTGTAATTGCGGACATTCCCGGCCTGATTGAAGGTGCTGCAGAAGGGGCAGGCTTAGGTATTCGTTTTCTGAAGCACCTGGTTCGCACCCGCTTACTGTTGCATCTTGTAGACGTGGCACCTTACGACGGTTCCTCGCCAGCTCATGCGGTCACTACGATTGTTCATGAACTGGAAAAGTTCAGTGAAACCTTGGCCAGCCGCGATCGTTGGTTAGTGTTGAACAAAGTCGATATGGTGCTGGAAGATGAACGTGAGGCTCATTGTCAGGCGATCATTGATGAGCTTGGCTGGCAAGGCCCGGTTTTCCGTGTTTCAGCGTTGACCGGTGAGGGCACCAAGCCGCTGACTCAAGCGATCATGCGCTGGATTGAAGAGCGCGCAGAGGAAGAGGCTGAGAACCCTGAGATCGCCGAGCAGGAAGCCGCAAGGCGCCAGCGGATGGACGAAGAGGCCCGAGTCGGTATAGAGGAAGAAAAACAGGCTATCCGGGCTGCTCGCGACGAAGCTGATGATGGCTTCGACGAAGACGACGACGATGATTACGATGTTGAAGTGGTATATGCGCCGGACTAA
- the rpmA gene encoding 50S ribosomal protein L27, which produces MAHKKAAGSTRNGRDSESKRLGVKRYGGESVSAGSIIIRQRGTRFHPGVNVGLGKDHTLFAKADGQVKFEIKGPQNRKFVSIVPAAA; this is translated from the coding sequence ATGGCTCACAAAAAAGCAGCAGGTAGTACCCGTAACGGTCGCGATTCCGAGTCGAAACGACTTGGCGTGAAGCGCTACGGCGGCGAATCAGTATCTGCAGGCAGCATTATTATTCGTCAGCGCGGAACCCGTTTCCACCCAGGCGTTAATGTTGGCTTGGGCAAAGACCACACGTTGTTCGCGAAAGCAGACGGCCAGGTTAAGTTCGAAATAAAAGGTCCGCAGAACCGCAAGTTTGTAAGCATCGTTCCAGCGGCTGCGTAA
- the rplU gene encoding 50S ribosomal protein L21, with the protein MYAVIVSGGKQHRVKEGETLKLEKLEVETGGNIEFDRVLLIADGDNFKVGVPVVDGAKVTAEVVSHGRHDKINIIKFRRRKHSMKRQGHRQWFTEVKITGIQG; encoded by the coding sequence ATGTACGCAGTTATTGTAAGCGGTGGTAAACAGCACCGTGTTAAAGAAGGCGAAACTCTGAAGCTGGAAAAGCTGGAAGTGGAAACTGGCGGCAACATCGAGTTCGATCGCGTTCTGCTGATCGCTGACGGCGACAACTTTAAAGTTGGCGTGCCAGTTGTTGATGGTGCCAAAGTGACTGCAGAAGTGGTTAGCCACGGTCGTCACGATAAGATTAACATCATCAAGTTCCGTCGTCGTAAGCACTCAATGAAGCGTCAGGGCCACCGTCAGTGGTTTACTGAAGTCAAGATTACGGGTATTCAGGGCTAG